A genome region from Streptomyces xanthophaeus includes the following:
- a CDS encoding NAD kinase, whose translation MTDSAGSAGAAGSRISGEGRTVFLLAHTGRPAAIRSAELVVQGLLRCGLGVRVMEHEAVDLPLPPEVELVTESTPGALDGCELLIVLGGDGTLLRGAEFARASGVPMLGVNLGRVGFLAEAERDDLDKVVDRVVTRSYEVEERMTLDVIVRTNGDVVHRDWALNEAAVQKVSPERMLEVVLEIDGRPVTGFGCDGIVCATPTGSTAYAFSAGGPVVWPEVEALLLVPISAHALFAKPLVTSPTSVLAVEVQNGTPHGVLWCDGRRMLELPAGARVEVRRGAVPVRLARLHHASFTDRLVAKFALPVSGWRGAPH comes from the coding sequence GTGACAGATTCAGCGGGTTCAGCAGGTGCAGCGGGTTCACGGATTTCGGGGGAAGGGCGGACGGTCTTCCTGCTCGCGCACACCGGGCGGCCTGCGGCCATCCGCAGTGCCGAGCTGGTCGTGCAGGGTCTGCTGAGATGCGGGCTGGGCGTACGCGTCATGGAGCACGAGGCCGTGGACCTGCCGCTGCCCCCCGAGGTGGAGCTGGTCACCGAGTCCACCCCGGGGGCGCTCGACGGGTGTGAGCTGCTCATCGTCCTCGGCGGGGACGGGACCCTGCTGCGGGGCGCGGAGTTCGCACGCGCCTCGGGGGTGCCGATGCTGGGCGTCAACCTGGGCCGGGTGGGCTTCCTCGCCGAGGCCGAGCGCGACGACCTGGACAAGGTCGTGGACCGGGTGGTGACGCGCTCGTACGAGGTCGAGGAGCGGATGACGCTCGACGTGATAGTGCGCACGAACGGCGATGTGGTCCACCGGGACTGGGCGCTGAACGAGGCCGCGGTCCAGAAGGTGTCCCCGGAGCGGATGCTGGAGGTGGTCCTGGAGATCGACGGGCGCCCGGTGACCGGCTTCGGCTGCGACGGGATCGTCTGCGCGACTCCGACGGGCTCCACGGCCTACGCCTTCTCCGCGGGCGGGCCGGTGGTCTGGCCGGAGGTGGAGGCGCTGCTGCTGGTGCCGATCAGCGCACACGCGCTGTTCGCGAAGCCGCTGGTGACCTCGCCGACCTCGGTGCTGGCGGTGGAGGTGCAGAACGGCACACCGCACGGCGTGCTGTGGTGCGACGGGCGGCGCATGCTGGAGCTGCCCGCCGGGGCACGGGTCGAGGTACGGCGTGGTGCGGTGCCGGTGCGGCTCGCCCGGCTGCACCACGCGTCCTTCACGGACCGGCTCGTCGCCAAGTTCGCACTGCCGGTGTCGGGGTGGCGCGGCGCGCCGCACTGA
- a CDS encoding glycosyltransferase family 4 protein, producing the protein MSSSPVSTSLPAQPYGRPPLRTVQVLGGGAGAGSSAHVRSLATGLAARGVRVTVCAPVQAEGEYDFTGAGAQFAPDAVSVLRAACAGADLVHAHGVRAGMRAALAIRGRRVPLVVSWHGEGPTAPGALGRLGRMLERHVARAAAVVLGASSDQVDAARLRGAKDARLAPVAVPAGPAGPEAAADPGKVRAELGAVERPLLIAVGSLVPHRGYSVLLDAAREWRGLDPAPLLVIAGEGPLRAELSRRIEAEGLPVRLLGRRRDAAQLLAAADLAVLPSRWEARALLAQEALRVGVPLVATTVGGVAELVGEGAVLVPPGEAGPLASAVTGLLADPDRRAALVAAGRVQAATWPSEDDTVAQVLSVYDELMERRR; encoded by the coding sequence GTGAGCAGCTCCCCGGTCTCCACCTCCCTCCCGGCCCAGCCCTACGGCCGGCCGCCGCTGCGCACCGTGCAAGTACTCGGCGGCGGTGCGGGCGCGGGCAGCAGCGCCCACGTACGGTCCCTCGCGACCGGCCTCGCCGCGCGCGGGGTACGGGTCACGGTGTGCGCGCCCGTCCAGGCGGAGGGGGAGTACGACTTCACCGGCGCCGGGGCGCAGTTCGCGCCCGACGCGGTCAGCGTGCTGCGGGCCGCCTGCGCCGGGGCGGACCTCGTGCACGCGCACGGCGTGCGCGCCGGGATGCGCGCCGCGCTGGCCATACGGGGGCGCAGGGTGCCGCTGGTGGTGAGCTGGCACGGCGAGGGCCCCACCGCGCCCGGTGCGCTCGGCCGACTGGGCCGGATGCTGGAACGGCACGTCGCGCGGGCCGCGGCGGTGGTGCTCGGGGCCTCCTCGGACCAGGTGGACGCCGCGCGGCTGCGGGGCGCCAAGGACGCGCGGCTGGCCCCGGTGGCGGTACCGGCGGGCCCGGCGGGTCCGGAGGCGGCGGCCGACCCCGGCAAGGTGCGGGCGGAACTCGGCGCGGTGGAACGGCCGCTGCTGATCGCCGTCGGCAGCCTGGTGCCGCACCGCGGGTATTCCGTACTGCTCGACGCGGCACGGGAATGGCGCGGCCTGGACCCGGCGCCGCTGCTGGTGATCGCGGGGGAAGGGCCGCTACGGGCGGAGCTCTCCCGGCGGATCGAGGCGGAAGGCCTCCCGGTACGGCTGCTGGGGCGCCGCCGGGACGCGGCGCAGCTGCTGGCGGCGGCGGACCTGGCGGTGCTGCCCAGCCGGTGGGAGGCGCGGGCGCTGCTGGCGCAGGAGGCGCTGCGGGTCGGCGTGCCGCTGGTCGCCACGACGGTGGGCGGTGTCGCGGAGCTGGTGGGGGAGGGCGCGGTGCTGGTCCCGCCGGGCGAGGCCGGGCCGCTCGCCTCGGCCGTGACCGGGCTGCTGGCCGACCCGGACCGCCGGGCGGCCCTGGTGGCCGCGGGGCGCGTCCAGGCCGCGACGTGGCCGTCGGAGGACGACACGGTGGCGCAGGTCCTGTCCGTCTACGACGAACTGATGGAACGCCGTAGGTAG
- a CDS encoding SCP2 sterol-binding domain-containing protein, translating into MATIQECREALDNLSGNLARADDGVRGAAAFDRSLSCHITDLDQTFTGRLDAGRIRVDAVAPGPPASKAEIRLAMTGDDLVALVAGELKFAKAWASGRVRLEAGFRDLLRLKAML; encoded by the coding sequence ATGGCTACGATCCAGGAGTGCCGCGAAGCACTCGACAACCTCTCCGGCAATCTCGCGCGGGCCGACGACGGCGTACGCGGCGCGGCCGCGTTCGACCGCTCCCTGAGCTGCCACATCACCGACCTGGACCAGACGTTCACGGGCCGCCTCGACGCGGGCCGGATCCGGGTGGACGCGGTCGCCCCGGGCCCGCCCGCGTCGAAGGCGGAGATCCGGCTCGCGATGACGGGCGACGACCTCGTGGCGCTGGTCGCGGGCGAGCTGAAGTTCGCGAAGGCCTGGGCCTCGGGCCGCGTCAGGCTGGAGGCCGGCTTCCGCGACCTGCTCCGCCTCAAAGCGATGCTCTAG
- a CDS encoding TlyA family RNA methyltransferase — MAGVARRRLDAELVRRSMARSREHAAQLIAAGRVTVGGTTATKAATQVETSAALVVRKDDSDPDYVSRGGHKLAGALAAFQPQGLAVEGRRALDAGASTGGFTDVLLRSGVAHVMAVDVGYGQLAWSLQSDDRVTVKDRTNVRELTVEQLDGVPVDLVVGDLSFISIGLVLPALVRCCAPDADLVLMVKPQFEVGKDRLGSGGVVRSPELRAGAVREVAAQAAKLGLGVLGVTASPLPGPSGNVEYFLWLRAGAPALDPADVDRAVAEGPQ; from the coding sequence GTGGCAGGAGTGGCACGCCGCCGCCTGGACGCCGAACTGGTACGCCGCAGCATGGCCCGCTCGCGCGAGCACGCCGCGCAGCTGATCGCCGCGGGCCGGGTGACCGTGGGCGGAACCACCGCGACCAAGGCGGCCACCCAGGTCGAGACCAGCGCGGCCCTGGTGGTCCGCAAGGACGACAGCGACCCCGACTACGTCTCCCGGGGCGGCCACAAGCTGGCCGGCGCGCTGGCGGCCTTCCAGCCGCAGGGGCTGGCCGTCGAGGGCCGCCGCGCGCTGGACGCCGGCGCCTCCACGGGCGGGTTCACCGACGTGCTGCTGCGCTCGGGCGTGGCCCACGTGATGGCCGTGGACGTCGGCTACGGGCAGCTGGCCTGGTCGCTGCAGAGCGACGACCGGGTGACGGTCAAGGACCGCACGAACGTGCGCGAGCTGACGGTGGAGCAGCTCGACGGGGTCCCGGTCGACCTGGTCGTCGGTGACCTGTCCTTCATTTCCATCGGCCTGGTGCTGCCGGCGCTGGTGCGCTGCTGCGCGCCGGACGCGGACCTGGTGCTGATGGTCAAGCCGCAGTTCGAGGTCGGCAAGGACCGGCTGGGCAGCGGCGGCGTGGTGCGCAGCCCGGAGCTGAGGGCCGGGGCCGTACGCGAGGTCGCGGCGCAGGCGGCCAAGCTGGGGCTGGGTGTTCTCGGTGTGACGGCGAGTCCGCTGCCGGGGCCGTCGGGGAACGTCGAGTACTTTCTGTGGCTGCGGGCGGGGGCACCGGCCCTCGACCCGGCGGATGTTGACCGTGCAGTGGCGGAGGGGCCGCAGTGA
- the recN gene encoding DNA repair protein RecN: MRIRSLGVIDDAVVELSPGFTAVTGETGAGKTMVVTSLGLLLGGRADPALVRIGAKAAVVEGRIVMRPDAPAAVRAEEAGAELDDGALLISRTVSAEGRSRAHVGGRSVPVGLLAELADDLVAVHGQTDQQGLLRPARQRQALDRYAGDAVAVPLEKYGSAYRRLRAVAVELEEITTRARERAQEADLLRFGLDEIAAVEPVAGEDTELAAEAERLGHAESLSSAAQLAHAALAGNPEDPEAIDANMLVAGAHRALESVRSHDPALGALAERIGELGILLSDVAGELAGYADDLDADPLRLAAVEERRAALTQLTRKYGSAGTVDAVLEWAEQGAARLLELDGDDERITELTAERDGLRGELSLLAQALTDARVEAATRFASAVTEELASLAMPHARVTIDIRQAEDPDGVDVDGRPVAYGPSGADEVELLLAPHPGAQPRPIAKGASGGELSRVMLAVEVVFAGSDPVPTYLFDEVDAGVGGKAAVEVGRRLAKLAKSAQVVVVTHLPQVAAFADRQLLVEKTNDGSVTRSGVTVLEGEDRIRELSRMLAGHEDSVSARAHAEELLAAARADA; this comes from the coding sequence ATGCGGATACGGTCGCTCGGGGTCATCGACGACGCGGTGGTCGAGCTGTCGCCCGGATTCACCGCGGTGACGGGCGAGACCGGCGCGGGCAAGACGATGGTCGTCACCAGCCTCGGGCTGCTGCTCGGCGGTCGCGCCGACCCGGCCCTGGTACGGATCGGGGCCAAGGCCGCGGTGGTCGAGGGCCGCATCGTCATGCGCCCCGACGCCCCCGCCGCCGTACGCGCCGAGGAGGCCGGGGCCGAGCTCGACGACGGCGCCCTGCTGATCAGCCGGACCGTGTCCGCCGAGGGACGCTCGCGCGCCCACGTCGGAGGCCGCTCCGTGCCCGTCGGCCTGCTCGCCGAGCTCGCCGACGACCTGGTCGCCGTACACGGGCAGACCGACCAGCAGGGGCTGCTGCGCCCCGCCCGGCAGCGGCAGGCACTCGACCGGTACGCCGGGGACGCCGTCGCCGTCCCGCTGGAGAAGTACGGCTCGGCCTACCGCAGGCTCCGCGCCGTCGCCGTCGAGCTGGAGGAGATCACCACCCGGGCCCGGGAACGGGCCCAGGAGGCGGACCTGCTGCGCTTCGGGCTGGACGAGATCGCGGCCGTGGAACCGGTGGCCGGCGAGGACACCGAACTCGCCGCCGAGGCGGAGCGGCTCGGGCACGCCGAATCGCTGTCGTCGGCGGCGCAGCTGGCGCACGCCGCGCTCGCGGGCAACCCCGAGGACCCGGAGGCCATCGACGCGAACATGCTCGTCGCGGGCGCCCACCGGGCACTGGAATCCGTACGGTCCCACGACCCGGCCCTCGGCGCGCTCGCCGAGCGGATCGGGGAACTGGGCATCCTGCTGTCCGACGTGGCCGGGGAACTGGCGGGCTACGCCGACGACCTGGACGCCGATCCGCTGCGGCTGGCCGCGGTGGAGGAGCGGCGGGCCGCCCTGACGCAGCTCACCCGCAAGTACGGCTCCGCAGGCACCGTGGACGCCGTGCTGGAGTGGGCCGAACAGGGCGCGGCGCGGCTGCTGGAACTGGACGGCGACGACGAGCGGATCACCGAGCTGACCGCCGAGCGAGACGGACTGCGCGGGGAACTGTCCCTGCTGGCGCAGGCGTTGACGGACGCCCGGGTGGAGGCCGCGACGCGCTTCGCCTCCGCGGTGACGGAGGAGCTGGCCTCGCTGGCGATGCCGCACGCCCGCGTCACCATCGACATCCGGCAGGCGGAGGACCCCGACGGAGTGGACGTGGACGGCCGCCCGGTCGCCTACGGCCCTTCGGGCGCGGACGAGGTCGAGCTGCTGCTGGCCCCGCACCCCGGCGCCCAGCCGCGGCCGATCGCCAAGGGCGCCTCGGGCGGTGAGCTGTCCCGGGTGATGCTGGCCGTCGAGGTCGTCTTCGCGGGGTCCGATCCGGTGCCCACCTACCTCTTCGACGAGGTCGACGCGGGTGTCGGCGGCAAGGCGGCCGTCGAGGTGGGCCGGCGGCTGGCGAAACTGGCCAAGTCGGCGCAGGTCGTGGTCGTCACGCACCTGCCGCAGGTGGCGGCCTTCGCCGACCGGCAGCTGCTCGTCGAGAAGACCAACGACGGATCGGTCACCCGGAGCGGGGTCACCGTCCTGGAGGGCGAGGACCGGATCCGCGAGCTGTCGCGCATGCTGGCCGGCCACGAGGACTCGGTCTCGGCGCGGGCGCACGCCGAGGAACTGCTGGCGGCGGCGCGCGCGGACGCGTGA